In Paludisphaera mucosa, one DNA window encodes the following:
- a CDS encoding glycosyltransferase family 2 protein, with translation MKLLVVVLCYKVPELAIDCLRSLAPEIARIPGARAGICENGTGPEAAERLRRAIDENGWDAWADLTVVEVNRGFCGGNNLVIRPALASDDPPEYVLLLNADTIVVEGAMTALVDFMDAHPRAGIAGSQLLSPEGEIQASPFLFTGIGSELDRGLRVGALSKLLAGRLEVDHSKPGPADWLAGASLILRSTMLDRIGLLDEGLYTYFDDIDICLRAHRAGWEVWYVPASKIVHLEGASTGIKGGSATKAKRRPAYWFQARRRFFLKNHGAAYTALADAAFLAGYAAWRLRRRIQAKPDLDPECFLADSFRHSVFRTGFAVREVENPAMAARAMATSPNA, from the coding sequence ATGAAACTGCTCGTCGTCGTGCTCTGCTACAAGGTCCCCGAGCTGGCGATCGACTGCCTGCGGTCGCTGGCCCCGGAGATCGCCCGGATCCCCGGCGCGCGGGCGGGGATCTGCGAGAACGGCACGGGGCCCGAGGCGGCCGAGCGACTGCGGCGCGCGATCGACGAGAACGGCTGGGACGCCTGGGCCGACCTCACCGTCGTCGAGGTCAACCGCGGCTTCTGCGGCGGCAACAACCTGGTGATCCGCCCGGCGCTGGCGTCCGACGACCCGCCCGAATACGTCCTGCTGCTCAACGCCGACACGATCGTCGTCGAGGGCGCCATGACCGCCCTGGTCGACTTCATGGACGCCCACCCCCGGGCCGGGATCGCCGGCAGCCAGCTCCTCTCGCCCGAGGGCGAGATCCAGGCCTCCCCGTTCCTCTTCACCGGCATCGGCTCCGAGCTGGATCGGGGCCTGCGGGTGGGGGCCCTGTCGAAGCTCCTCGCCGGCCGGCTGGAGGTCGACCACTCGAAGCCGGGCCCGGCCGACTGGCTCGCGGGCGCGAGCCTGATCCTGCGGTCCACGATGCTCGACCGGATCGGGCTCCTGGACGAGGGCCTCTACACCTACTTCGACGACATCGACATCTGCCTGCGGGCGCACCGGGCCGGCTGGGAGGTCTGGTACGTCCCGGCGAGCAAGATCGTCCACCTGGAAGGCGCCTCCACCGGCATCAAGGGGGGCTCGGCGACCAAGGCCAAGCGCCGGCCCGCCTACTGGTTCCAGGCCCGTCGGCGGTTCTTCCTGAAGAACCACGGCGCGGCCTACACGGCGCTCGCGGACGCGGCCTTCCTGGCCGGCTACGCCGCCTGGCGGCTCCGCCGACGGATCCAGGCCAAGCCCGACCTCGACCCCGAATGTTTCCTGGCCGACTCGTTCCGCCACAGCGTGTTCCGCACGGGCTTCGCGGTCCGCGAGGTGGAGAACCCCGCCATGGCCGCCCGCGCCATGGCGACGTCGCCGAACGCGTGA
- a CDS encoding serine O-acetyltransferase — MTAHPANAAPPAPAPDDDLPPLNHGDGNQNPPGIGLLALIREDLRTHDGAWFEPGFWAVALHRFGNWRMGVRPKLLRAPFSLLHRFLSAWAELLGGVHLPYTVRLGRRVRIWHHGGIVLHARSIGDDVHIRHCTTFGVATRDRLRAIPIIEDRVDVGCGVCVLGDVTIGHDSLIGANAVVVADVPPYSTAVGIPARVIRRAVPEGGGS, encoded by the coding sequence ATGACGGCCCATCCCGCGAACGCGGCCCCCCCCGCCCCCGCCCCGGACGACGACCTCCCGCCCCTGAACCACGGCGACGGCAACCAGAACCCGCCGGGGATCGGCCTCCTCGCCCTGATCCGCGAGGACCTCCGGACCCACGACGGCGCCTGGTTCGAGCCCGGTTTCTGGGCCGTCGCCCTCCACCGCTTCGGCAACTGGCGGATGGGCGTGCGGCCGAAGCTCCTGCGGGCGCCGTTCAGCCTGCTCCACCGGTTCCTGTCGGCGTGGGCCGAGCTGCTGGGGGGCGTCCACCTGCCGTACACGGTGCGGCTGGGCCGTCGGGTGCGGATCTGGCACCACGGCGGGATCGTCCTGCACGCGCGGTCGATCGGCGACGACGTGCACATCCGCCACTGCACCACGTTCGGCGTCGCGACCCGCGACCGGCTGCGGGCGATCCCGATCATCGAGGACCGCGTCGACGTCGGCTGCGGGGTCTGCGTCCTGGGGGACGTCACGATCGGCCACGACAGCCTGATCGGGGCCAACGCCGTGGTCGTCGCCGACGTCCCCCCCTATTCGACGGCCGTGGGGATCCCGGCGCGGGTGATCAGGCGGGCCGTCCCGGAAGGCGGCGGCTCATGA
- a CDS encoding ABC transporter permease gives MTESEATLAVPNRSPSPGGLTADPIPPVEGEHDMVIHPTPGWRAVNWKEMYDYRELLAFLVWRDVAARYKQTILGGAWAILQPLITLVIFTFLSRMMKIPMPMDLPIPVCVFAALIPWTMFSQGMPAAANSLVNQLNMVTKVYFPRLFLPFTAAAVFLVDGLLSLLVYGLLLLYYGIAPAWTAVFIPVFFLLILIASLSMGVMLAGLTLFYRDFKHIIPFLTQVMLYMTPIFYTIDPTVPPRYRWFLSLNPMFGITDAFRASILGLPVQWGCLLISSGVAIGLFLFAIHYFRRNERLFADFV, from the coding sequence ATGACCGAGTCCGAAGCGACGCTCGCCGTCCCCAACCGAAGCCCGAGCCCGGGCGGCTTGACGGCCGACCCGATTCCGCCGGTCGAGGGCGAGCACGACATGGTCATCCACCCCACCCCCGGCTGGCGGGCCGTCAACTGGAAGGAGATGTACGATTACCGGGAACTGCTCGCCTTCCTCGTCTGGCGCGACGTCGCGGCCCGCTACAAGCAGACGATACTCGGCGGCGCCTGGGCCATCCTCCAGCCGCTGATCACCCTCGTGATCTTCACGTTCCTCTCGCGGATGATGAAGATCCCGATGCCGATGGACCTGCCCATCCCGGTCTGCGTCTTCGCGGCGCTGATCCCCTGGACGATGTTCTCGCAGGGCATGCCGGCGGCGGCCAACAGCCTGGTGAACCAGCTGAACATGGTCACCAAGGTCTACTTCCCCCGGCTCTTCCTGCCGTTCACGGCGGCGGCCGTCTTCCTGGTCGACGGCCTGCTGTCGCTGCTCGTGTACGGCCTGCTGCTGCTGTACTACGGGATCGCCCCCGCTTGGACGGCGGTCTTCATCCCGGTCTTCTTCCTGCTGATCCTGATCGCCTCGCTGAGCATGGGGGTCATGCTGGCGGGGCTGACGCTCTTCTACCGCGACTTCAAGCACATCATCCCGTTCCTCACGCAGGTCATGTTGTACATGACCCCGATCTTCTACACGATCGACCCGACGGTCCCGCCCAGGTACCGGTGGTTCCTCTCGCTCAACCCGATGTTCGGCATCACCGACGCCTTCCGCGCGTCGATCCTGGGCCTCCCGGTGCAGTGGGGCTGCCTGCTGATCTCGTCCGGGGTGGCGATCGGCCTGTTCCTCTTCGCGATCCACTATTTCCGCCGCAACGAGCGGCTCTTCGCCGACTTCGTCTGA
- a CDS encoding glucose-1-phosphate cytidylyltransferase, with protein MKDRLSDVPVFVLCGGLGTRIREETELRPKPMVPVGSRPIVWHIMRTYAHYGFRRFILCLGYKAEVVKSYFLNYASMNSDFTVELKSHNVVVHSIDHDQDWEVTLAFTGELTMTGGRVARAAAKYLGDAPRFAVTYGDGVTDANLADEYAFHLEGGNLGTVLGVNPPSRFGELKLEGDKVEEFAEKPEFVDSWINGGYFFFERDFLPYLSADESCVLEREPLIKLAQDGKLDMFRHRGFWACMDTQRDLEQLNKLWASGQAPWAV; from the coding sequence GTGAAAGATCGCCTCTCGGACGTGCCCGTCTTCGTGCTCTGCGGCGGCCTCGGGACCCGGATTCGCGAGGAGACCGAGCTGAGGCCCAAGCCCATGGTCCCGGTCGGCTCGCGGCCCATCGTCTGGCACATCATGCGGACGTACGCCCACTACGGCTTCCGGCGGTTCATCCTCTGCCTGGGCTACAAGGCCGAGGTCGTGAAGTCGTACTTCCTCAACTACGCCTCGATGAACAGCGACTTCACGGTCGAGCTGAAGAGCCACAACGTGGTGGTCCACTCGATCGACCACGACCAGGACTGGGAGGTCACGCTGGCGTTCACCGGCGAGCTGACCATGACCGGCGGCCGGGTCGCCCGCGCCGCGGCCAAGTACCTGGGCGACGCCCCCCGCTTCGCCGTCACCTACGGCGACGGCGTGACCGACGCCAACCTCGCCGACGAGTACGCCTTCCACCTCGAAGGGGGCAACCTGGGGACCGTGCTGGGCGTCAACCCGCCGTCCCGCTTCGGCGAGCTGAAGCTCGAAGGCGACAAGGTCGAGGAGTTCGCCGAGAAGCCCGAGTTCGTCGACAGCTGGATCAACGGCGGCTACTTCTTCTTCGAGCGCGACTTCCTCCCCTACCTGAGCGCCGACGAGTCCTGCGTCCTCGAGCGCGAGCCGCTCATCAAGCTCGCCCAGGACGGCAAGCTCGACATGTTCCGGCACCGCGGCTTCTGGGCCTGCATGGACACCCAGCGCGACCTGGAGCAGCTCAACAAGCTCTGGGCCTCGGGCCAGGCCCCCTGGGCCGTCTGA
- a CDS encoding glycosyltransferase encodes MDDLGLVAIGRNEGDRLRRCLASAGGLGLVLVYVDSGSSDGSVDLARGLGADVVALDLASPFTAARARNEGLERLLAIAPGARYVQFVDGDCELAAGWIDRARRELDERPKAAVVCGRRRERRPDDSVYNRLADLEWDTPIGEAKACGGDAMMRVAALREVGGYDPSLIAGEEPELCVRLRGAGWTVHRVDAEMTLHDMAMTRFGQWWRRAARAGHAFAEGAALHGRPPEGHFARETRSIVAWGLVAPAVALALAWPTRGLSLAAFAAVLALLAVKVYRYQRVRRGRSPADARASAAFTVVGKFAEAQGVVRYWLGRLSGRRSRVIEYRGPVAAGGGPGS; translated from the coding sequence ATGGATGACCTCGGCCTCGTCGCGATCGGTCGGAACGAGGGCGACCGCCTGCGCCGCTGCCTGGCCTCGGCGGGGGGCCTCGGCCTGGTCCTCGTCTACGTGGACTCGGGGTCGAGCGACGGCAGCGTCGACCTGGCGAGGGGCCTGGGGGCGGACGTGGTCGCCCTGGACCTGGCCTCGCCGTTCACCGCCGCGCGGGCCCGCAACGAGGGCCTGGAGCGGCTGCTCGCGATCGCGCCCGGGGCCCGGTACGTGCAGTTCGTCGACGGCGACTGCGAGCTGGCCGCGGGCTGGATCGACCGCGCCCGCCGCGAGCTGGACGAGCGTCCCAAGGCGGCCGTCGTCTGCGGCCGACGCCGCGAGCGCCGGCCCGACGATTCGGTCTACAACCGCCTGGCCGACCTGGAATGGGACACGCCGATCGGCGAGGCGAAGGCCTGCGGCGGCGACGCCATGATGCGGGTCGCGGCCCTGCGCGAAGTCGGCGGCTACGACCCGTCCCTGATCGCCGGCGAGGAGCCCGAGCTTTGCGTCCGGCTCCGCGGCGCGGGCTGGACGGTGCATCGCGTCGACGCCGAGATGACGCTCCACGACATGGCCATGACCCGGTTCGGCCAGTGGTGGCGGCGGGCGGCCCGCGCCGGCCACGCCTTCGCCGAGGGCGCCGCCCTGCACGGCCGCCCCCCCGAGGGCCATTTCGCCCGCGAGACCCGCAGCATCGTCGCCTGGGGACTGGTCGCTCCGGCCGTCGCGCTGGCCCTGGCCTGGCCCACGCGGGGCCTGAGCCTGGCGGCCTTCGCGGCGGTGCTCGCGCTGCTCGCGGTCAAGGTTTATCGTTATCAGCGCGTCCGCCGCGGCCGGAGCCCGGCCGACGCGCGTGCCTCGGCCGCCTTCACCGTCGTGGGCAAGTTCGCCGAGGCCCAGGGCGTCGTGCGCTACTGGCTGGGCCGGCTCAGCGGCCGGAGGAGCCGCGTCATCGAGTACCGGGGCCCGGTCGCGGCCGGCGGCGGCCCGGGCTCATGA